From the Martelella mediterranea DSM 17316 genome, one window contains:
- a CDS encoding CocE/NonD family hydrolase yields MATQGFTTSEDQWITLKDGTRLATRIWMPDGAADRPVPTVLEYLPYRKRGGTDPRDESTYPVFAAAGIAGVRVDIRGSGESEGVIDGEYTPRELSDACEILEWIAAQPWSNGNVGMMGISWGGFNCLQVAALKPPQLKAVISIASTVDRYNDDIHYKNGTHLSAQLSWAGTMLAYQSRTPDIDLVGDRWKEMWLERLEGQPFFMEEWLAHQRRDDFWKHGSICEDFDGFPVPALVIAGWADGYRNTPLKAIEGLGDKGKAIVGPWIHKYPHFAWPKPRMDFHAEAIAWWKRWLDGETNGAEDLPQMRAYILDGPRPALRRERDPGYWVAKQTWETPQTETLTVAADGMLNATGASEGTGDIYLRSPLDTGTSGGEWFTLKPDAEIAGDQRSDNGGSLTFETAPLGEEAVYLGAPELSVDVACEGDWENLAVRIIDVHPDGTETRACYGVLNLAHRDGNETPTKMPKGEKTRITMRLDAMGYRFAPGHRIKLALSTSYWPTILPSPEAPGLTIDTASIRLALPLLGDHERITVAEPENPNPLPQYEMRSPEETRRSVEKNLVTGLTHYRIYEDTGLEVHPKNGLRTQEIRNEDWSIDPNDPLSMKGDIDWTIRLERDGWSVSTKSTTTMRCTEKDWIIAASVTAFEDDREVFAKSFEQRIPRDFM; encoded by the coding sequence ATGGCGACACAAGGTTTTACGACGTCCGAGGACCAGTGGATCACGCTCAAGGACGGCACCCGCCTGGCAACGCGAATCTGGATGCCGGACGGCGCGGCGGACAGGCCGGTTCCGACCGTGCTGGAATATCTGCCCTACCGCAAGCGCGGCGGAACCGACCCGCGCGACGAATCCACCTATCCGGTCTTCGCCGCCGCCGGCATTGCCGGCGTCCGGGTCGATATCCGCGGATCGGGCGAATCCGAAGGGGTCATCGACGGCGAATACACCCCGCGCGAACTCTCCGATGCCTGCGAAATCCTCGAATGGATCGCCGCCCAGCCCTGGTCGAACGGCAATGTCGGCATGATGGGCATTTCCTGGGGCGGCTTCAACTGCCTGCAGGTGGCCGCGCTGAAACCGCCGCAGCTGAAAGCCGTGATCTCGATCGCCTCCACCGTCGACCGTTACAATGACGACATCCACTACAAGAACGGCACCCATCTTTCCGCCCAGCTCTCCTGGGCGGGCACCATGCTCGCCTATCAGTCGCGCACGCCGGATATCGATCTGGTCGGCGATCGCTGGAAGGAAATGTGGCTGGAACGGCTGGAAGGCCAGCCCTTCTTCATGGAGGAATGGCTTGCGCATCAGCGTCGCGACGATTTCTGGAAACACGGCTCGATTTGCGAGGACTTCGACGGCTTTCCCGTTCCCGCGCTGGTCATCGCCGGCTGGGCGGACGGCTATCGCAACACACCGCTGAAGGCGATCGAGGGCCTGGGCGACAAAGGCAAGGCGATTGTCGGCCCGTGGATCCACAAATATCCGCATTTCGCCTGGCCGAAGCCGCGCATGGACTTCCACGCCGAAGCCATCGCATGGTGGAAGCGCTGGCTGGACGGTGAAACCAACGGCGCGGAAGACCTGCCGCAGATGCGCGCCTATATCCTCGATGGCCCGCGCCCGGCGCTGAGGCGCGAACGCGATCCCGGCTACTGGGTTGCGAAGCAGACCTGGGAAACGCCACAGACCGAAACGCTGACGGTCGCCGCCGACGGAATGCTCAACGCGACCGGCGCCAGCGAAGGCACGGGCGATATCTATCTGCGCTCGCCGCTCGACACCGGAACCAGCGGCGGCGAGTGGTTCACGCTGAAGCCCGATGCAGAAATCGCCGGCGATCAGCGCAGCGATAACGGCGGTTCGCTCACTTTCGAGACCGCGCCGCTTGGCGAAGAAGCCGTCTATCTCGGCGCGCCGGAGCTTTCCGTCGACGTTGCCTGTGAAGGCGACTGGGAAAACCTTGCCGTCCGCATCATCGATGTCCATCCCGACGGCACGGAAACCCGTGCCTGCTACGGTGTTTTGAACCTCGCCCATCGCGACGGCAACGAAACGCCGACCAAAATGCCCAAGGGCGAGAAGACGCGCATTACCATGCGGCTCGACGCCATGGGCTATCGCTTTGCGCCCGGCCATCGCATCAAGCTTGCGCTTTCGACAAGCTACTGGCCGACCATACTGCCGTCGCCCGAAGCACCGGGTCTCACGATCGATACGGCCAGCATCCGCCTTGCCTTGCCGCTTCTAGGCGATCACGAGCGCATCACCGTCGCAGAGCCGGAAAACCCAAATCCGCTGCCGCAATATGAAATGCGGTCGCCCGAGGAGACCCGGCGTTCGGTGGAAAAAAACCTGGTCACAGGCCTAACCCACTACCGCATCTACGAGGACACGGGGCTGGAAGTGCATCCGAAAAACGGGCTGCGCACCCAGGAAATCCGCAACGAGGACTGGTCGATCGACCCCAACGACCCGCTGTCGATGAAGGGCGACATCGACTGGACCATCCGGCTCGAACGCGATGGCTGGTCGGTCTCGACCAAGTCCACCACGACAATGCGCTGCACCGAAAAGGACTGGATCATCGCGGCAAGCGTGACGGCATTCGAAGACGATCGGGAAGTCTTCGCCAAGTCCTTCGAACAGCGCATCCCCCGCGACTTCATGTGA
- a CDS encoding RDD family protein translates to MSAETATVKSGTVKGGRSGKAKAGGRLLTIIPPEGVPFDLRIASLFARAGAQIIDIIITVGVSLLLLAAVGLIGSVDFATATAIASLIFLFIGTPYYILAELLANGRTPGKRLLGIRAVSVEGGGLSVHQIVVRNLLKEIEIFTPILLLLGATPDNLLIPLIALAWLIVVVAFPAFTAQSQRIGDLIAGTAVIAAPSAALLPDLASAPAPPSAERFVFTPAQMDLYGAYELQVLEKLLRGERNEINRPRLSDVAMRIRHKIGYEETIAPHEEEAFLQAFYTAQRGYLEQKKLFGDARADKHYGSEHSGAD, encoded by the coding sequence ATGAGCGCCGAAACAGCCACGGTAAAATCCGGAACCGTCAAAGGCGGACGCAGCGGGAAGGCGAAAGCGGGCGGCCGGCTGCTGACCATCATCCCGCCCGAAGGCGTGCCGTTCGATCTCAGGATCGCCAGCCTGTTCGCGCGCGCGGGCGCGCAAATCATCGACATCATCATCACGGTAGGCGTCAGCCTGCTGTTGCTGGCGGCGGTGGGGCTGATCGGATCGGTGGATTTTGCGACCGCCACGGCAATCGCATCGCTGATCTTTCTGTTCATCGGGACGCCCTACTATATCCTCGCCGAACTGCTCGCCAACGGGCGCACGCCGGGCAAGCGGCTGCTGGGCATCCGCGCGGTCTCCGTAGAGGGCGGCGGCCTTTCGGTGCATCAGATCGTGGTGCGCAATCTGCTCAAGGAAATCGAAATCTTCACGCCGATCCTTCTCCTGCTCGGCGCAACGCCCGATAATCTTCTGATCCCCTTGATCGCGCTGGCGTGGCTGATCGTCGTGGTCGCCTTTCCGGCATTCACCGCCCAGAGCCAGCGCATCGGAGACCTGATCGCCGGCACGGCCGTGATTGCAGCGCCCTCGGCGGCGCTTCTGCCCGATCTGGCCAGCGCGCCCGCGCCGCCATCGGCGGAGCGTTTCGTCTTCACGCCGGCGCAGATGGACCTTTACGGCGCCTATGAGCTGCAGGTTCTGGAGAAGCTGCTGCGTGGCGAGAGAAACGAGATCAACCGTCCGCGGCTTTCCGATGTCGCCATGCGAATCCGCCACAAGATCGGCTATGAAGAGACCATCGCGCCGCATGAGGAAGAAGCCTTCCTGCAGGCGTTCTACACCGCCCAGCGGGGCTATCTCGAACAGAAGAAACTGTTCGGCGACGCCCGCGCCGACAAACACTATGGAAGCGAACATTCGGGTGCCGACTGA
- a CDS encoding stage II sporulation protein M, producing MKTSGETIRSSRFRLERESDWLRLQAILDQAERRGVKSLAFEDARDLVTLYRQAVNALSVAREISLDSAIVAYLESLCARAYLVVYAPRASIRGVVSRFFRQGAPLAFRRSGIELVLAFVLMVLGGVAAFALTRTDPTWFYAFVPEGLAAGRGPQASADALRRVIYDSEPGAIEELGAFATYLFSHNTRVAIFSFVLGILACVPSALLMLYNGSVIGALGAIYADKGLGLDLFAWLSIHGVTELSAIAIATAGGFRLGRAVLFPGEKTRKAALADAAHDAVKLAVLAALMLVAAGLLEGFARQLVTAPVWRIAIGWSIGALWFFWLLGAGRQKGFVRSRPVATEATS from the coding sequence ATGAAAACATCCGGCGAAACCATCCGTTCAAGCCGTTTTCGTCTCGAGCGCGAAAGCGACTGGCTGCGGCTGCAGGCCATTCTGGACCAGGCGGAAAGGCGCGGCGTGAAAAGCCTCGCCTTCGAGGATGCCCGCGATCTGGTGACGCTTTACAGGCAGGCGGTGAACGCGCTTTCGGTGGCGCGCGAGATCTCGCTCGACAGCGCGATTGTCGCCTATCTGGAGAGCCTGTGCGCACGGGCCTATCTGGTGGTCTATGCGCCGCGCGCCAGCATTCGCGGCGTGGTCTCCCGCTTCTTCCGCCAGGGCGCGCCGCTGGCTTTCCGTCGTTCGGGTATCGAACTCGTACTCGCCTTCGTCCTGATGGTTCTGGGCGGCGTGGCCGCCTTTGCGCTGACGCGAACGGACCCGACCTGGTTCTATGCCTTTGTGCCGGAAGGGCTGGCGGCCGGGCGCGGACCGCAGGCCAGCGCCGATGCGCTGCGCCGGGTGATCTACGACAGCGAACCGGGCGCGATCGAAGAACTCGGCGCCTTCGCGACCTATCTGTTTTCACACAATACAAGGGTTGCCATCTTCTCCTTCGTTCTCGGCATTCTCGCCTGCGTGCCGAGCGCGCTGCTGATGCTCTACAATGGCAGCGTCATCGGCGCGCTGGGCGCGATCTATGCCGACAAGGGCCTGGGACTGGACCTTTTCGCCTGGCTTTCGATCCATGGCGTGACGGAGCTTTCCGCGATCGCCATCGCCACGGCCGGCGGCTTTCGACTGGGGCGGGCGGTTCTGTTTCCCGGCGAGAAAACGCGCAAGGCCGCGCTTGCCGATGCCGCGCATGATGCGGTCAAGCTGGCCGTGCTGGCGGCCCTGATGCTGGTGGCCGCCGGGCTGCTGGAGGGCTTCGCCCGGCAGCTTGTGACTGCGCCGGTGTGGCGGATCGCGATCGGCTGGAGCATCGGCGCGCTCTGGTTTTTCTGGTTGCTGGGTGCCGGGCGGCAGAAGGGCTTCGTCAGGAGCCGACCAGTGGCCACGGAGGCGACATCATGA
- a CDS encoding DUF58 domain-containing protein, translating to MRPSVLLLALAGALAVLTVAVLAAPAVPVEIVVGAWLLLGAAVIADWALSPGARHFTLEIDAPAEIFAGEEGIVALRLKGKEGTRAVAPTAGRLRWPEGLAGPGDFRLMPTGAHIAAVDLPARALKRGKWRIASVSTLRRSRLGLLDLIANHPLDREISVVPSIRAITSGAIDTQLATTEFGAKAASIHGEGSEFHQLREFVAGMDTRMIDYKRSARHGGLVARQMQAERNHAIVLALDNGHLMREPIDGLAKIDHMINASLALAWAGIQSGDRVGLFAFDARPRLFVPPMEGRRAFAQLRSHTAALDYRLVETNHTLALSHLHQRLSRRSLVVVFSDFVDTTTAELLIENVQMLNRHHVVVFVSLRDPLLAAYHHKSVNSLAMVSEVAAAADLERERRRVLNSLSRLGVFVIETAPGGLRPELISTYLSIRSRELI from the coding sequence ATGCGCCCCTCCGTCCTGCTCCTCGCTCTGGCCGGCGCTCTGGCGGTCTTGACGGTCGCGGTTCTCGCAGCGCCCGCGGTTCCGGTCGAGATCGTCGTCGGCGCATGGCTGCTGCTCGGCGCGGCCGTCATCGCGGACTGGGCTCTCAGCCCCGGCGCGCGTCATTTCACCCTGGAAATCGACGCGCCTGCCGAAATCTTTGCGGGCGAGGAAGGGATCGTTGCATTGCGGCTGAAGGGCAAGGAGGGAACGCGCGCCGTAGCGCCAACCGCCGGCCGTCTGCGCTGGCCGGAAGGGCTGGCCGGGCCTGGAGACTTCAGGCTGATGCCCACGGGGGCGCATATCGCCGCCGTCGATCTTCCCGCCCGCGCGCTGAAACGGGGCAAGTGGCGGATCGCGTCCGTCTCGACGCTGCGCAGGAGTCGTCTCGGCCTTCTCGATCTTATCGCCAACCATCCGCTCGACCGCGAAATTTCCGTCGTTCCGAGCATCCGCGCGATCACCTCGGGCGCCATCGACACGCAACTCGCGACGACGGAGTTTGGCGCGAAGGCCGCCAGCATTCATGGCGAGGGTTCGGAATTTCATCAACTGCGCGAATTCGTTGCCGGGATGGATACCCGGATGATCGATTACAAGCGCAGCGCGCGCCATGGCGGGCTGGTGGCGCGCCAGATGCAGGCGGAGCGCAACCACGCGATCGTGCTGGCGCTCGACAACGGGCATCTGATGCGCGAGCCGATCGACGGGCTCGCCAAGATCGACCACATGATCAACGCCTCGCTGGCGCTTGCCTGGGCCGGCATTCAGAGCGGCGACAGGGTCGGGCTGTTCGCCTTTGATGCAAGGCCGCGCCTGTTCGTGCCGCCGATGGAGGGCCGGCGGGCCTTTGCGCAGCTGCGCTCGCACACGGCGGCGCTGGACTACCGGCTGGTGGAGACCAACCACACGCTGGCGCTCAGCCATCTGCACCAGCGCCTGTCCCGGCGCAGCCTGGTTGTCGTGTTCTCCGACTTCGTTGACACCACGACGGCGGAACTGCTGATTGAAAACGTGCAGATGCTGAACCGACATCATGTGGTCGTCTTCGTCAGCCTGCGCGATCCGCTGCTTGCGGCCTATCACCACAAATCGGTGAACAGCCTCGCCATGGTCTCGGAGGTGGCGGCCGCCGCCGATCTCGAGCGGGAGCGCCGGCGCGTGCTGAACAGTCTTTCCCGGCTTGGGGTATTCGTCATCGAAACCGCGCCGGGCGGGTTGAGACCGGAACTGATCTCGACCTATCTTTCCATCCGCTCCCGGGAGCTGATATGA
- a CDS encoding AAA family ATPase, whose protein sequence is MHLDTLRDLRDRLTGEIEKAVQGQEAIVELLLISLFARGHCLLEGPPGTAKTLLARSLAASLTLDFKRIQFTPDLMPGDVTGSNIFDFGARRFELIKGPIFTDILLTDEINRAPPKTQAALLQVMSERQATIDGVDHSVGDVFFVVATQNPIEQQGTYPLPEAQLDRFLFKLVIDHPEEEAEFEILKRHANQGLDAHARQAAITPVAGLEEIRAGQALIDDIRLDETILRYVLALARATREDGDIAHGVSTRAADALCGAVRARAALDGRDYALPDDVKGLFVPVMRHRIVLGPAAEIEGRTPRAVLEGILDRTEAPR, encoded by the coding sequence ATGCATTTGGATACGCTGCGCGACCTACGCGACCGGCTGACCGGTGAGATTGAAAAGGCGGTTCAGGGGCAGGAGGCGATTGTAGAACTCCTGCTGATTTCGCTGTTCGCGCGCGGCCACTGCCTGCTGGAGGGGCCGCCCGGTACGGCCAAGACCCTGCTGGCGCGCAGCCTCGCCGCATCGCTGACCCTCGATTTCAAGCGCATCCAGTTCACGCCGGACCTGATGCCGGGCGATGTGACCGGCTCGAACATCTTCGATTTCGGTGCCCGCCGCTTCGAACTGATCAAGGGGCCGATCTTCACCGATATCCTGCTGACCGACGAGATCAACCGCGCGCCGCCGAAAACGCAGGCCGCCCTCCTGCAGGTCATGAGCGAGCGTCAGGCGACGATCGACGGCGTGGATCATTCCGTCGGCGACGTCTTCTTCGTGGTCGCGACCCAGAACCCGATCGAGCAGCAGGGCACCTATCCCCTGCCGGAAGCGCAGCTCGACCGGTTCCTGTTCAAGCTGGTCATCGATCATCCGGAGGAGGAGGCGGAGTTCGAAATCCTCAAACGCCATGCCAATCAGGGGCTCGATGCCCATGCGCGACAGGCGGCGATTACGCCCGTGGCCGGCCTTGAAGAAATCCGCGCCGGACAGGCTTTGATCGACGACATCCGCCTGGACGAGACGATATTGCGCTATGTTCTGGCGCTGGCGCGGGCGACCCGAGAGGATGGCGATATCGCGCACGGCGTATCGACGCGCGCGGCGGATGCGCTCTGCGGCGCGGTCCGCGCCCGCGCGGCGCTCGACGGACGCGACTATGCGCTGCCCGATGACGTCAAGGGCCTGTTCGTTCCGGTCATGCGCCATCGCATCGTTCTGGGGCCGGCCGCCGAAATCGAGGGCCGCACGCCGCGGGCGGTGCTGGAGGGCATTCTCGACAGAACCGAAGCACCCCGCTGA
- a CDS encoding DUF4129 domain-containing protein, translating into MSAIYAALLLVVASLAVGCTEVTDRPLDPPRGPSGEAYLEAVEGKGLQTGISYSSGEKEAPALPDRPENGNFDIGKSAGWALIAFLVLALAVLAYRSRNTFAELAGSNGGRAFSAASRPDQPAPSAVDHDLIERLRGEPDHREGLRTVLRRFLALAAEENSIPVKRSLTTREIMQRLPGGFAQRDALETLALEVERVVFGGHPIEPAQYQHCLDLAAPFLRRIRP; encoded by the coding sequence TTGTCAGCCATTTATGCGGCTTTGTTGCTGGTCGTCGCAAGTCTTGCGGTCGGTTGTACGGAGGTGACCGACCGTCCGCTCGATCCGCCCCGCGGCCCCTCGGGCGAGGCCTATCTCGAAGCGGTCGAGGGCAAGGGTCTGCAGACCGGCATAAGCTACAGTTCCGGTGAGAAGGAGGCTCCCGCGCTTCCCGACAGGCCGGAGAATGGCAATTTCGACATCGGCAAATCGGCCGGCTGGGCGCTGATCGCGTTTCTGGTGCTGGCTCTGGCGGTTCTTGCCTACCGCTCCCGCAATACGTTTGCGGAACTTGCCGGCTCCAATGGCGGGCGAGCCTTTTCCGCCGCGTCGCGACCGGACCAGCCGGCGCCCTCCGCGGTCGACCATGATCTTATCGAACGGCTGCGCGGCGAACCGGATCACCGAGAAGGCCTGAGAACCGTGCTTCGGCGTTTTCTCGCGCTTGCGGCTGAGGAAAACAGCATTCCGGTCAAGCGCAGCCTGACCACACGGGAAATCATGCAGCGCCTGCCCGGCGGGTTCGCGCAGCGCGACGCGCTTGAGACGCTGGCCCTGGAAGTCGAGCGCGTCGTTTTCGGCGGTCACCCGATCGAGCCCGCGCAGTACCAGCACTGCCTGGACCTTGCGGCGCCTTTCCTCAGGAGGATCAGGCCATGA
- the pcaD gene encoding 3-oxoadipate enol-lactonase — protein sequence MPHIDLPSHRLHYRIDGHAGPWLVFCNSLGADLTMWDGLVVDLSDRFRILRYDRRGHGGSGAPAGPYAMDDLGGDVLALMDALEIDRAHFCGLSIGGLTGQWLALNAPERFDRVALCATAARIGSAESWRDRIEAVRVNGLASMTGATRERWFSPEFAARNPAAVDAILDRFAATDAEGYAGCCAALARADFRDALGNISNPVLAVAGADDAVCPPADLATIADNVQDGKLCVLPGRHIVNVESATAFNDALIAFLSQD from the coding sequence ATGCCGCATATCGATCTGCCCTCCCACCGCCTGCACTATCGCATCGACGGTCATGCAGGCCCCTGGCTGGTGTTCTGCAATTCCCTTGGCGCGGATCTGACGATGTGGGATGGGCTGGTGGTCGATCTGAGCGACCGTTTCCGCATCCTACGCTATGATCGGCGCGGCCATGGCGGCTCCGGCGCGCCCGCCGGCCCGTACGCGATGGATGATCTCGGCGGCGATGTGCTGGCGCTGATGGATGCGCTCGAGATCGACCGCGCGCATTTCTGCGGTCTTTCCATCGGCGGACTGACCGGACAATGGCTGGCGCTGAACGCGCCAGAGCGCTTCGACCGCGTGGCGCTATGCGCAACCGCCGCCCGGATCGGCAGCGCGGAAAGCTGGAGAGACCGCATCGAAGCCGTCCGGGTCAACGGCCTTGCCAGCATGACCGGGGCGACGAGGGAGCGCTGGTTCTCGCCGGAATTTGCGGCACGGAACCCCGCCGCCGTCGATGCGATCCTCGATCGGTTTGCCGCAACAGACGCCGAGGGCTATGCCGGCTGCTGCGCCGCGCTCGCGCGCGCGGATTTCCGGGATGCGCTGGGCAATATTTCCAATCCCGTTCTCGCCGTCGCAGGCGCCGATGACGCCGTCTGCCCGCCCGCGGATCTCGCAACGATCGCCGACAATGTTCAGGACGGAAAGCTCTGCGTGCTGCCCGGCCGTCACATCGTGAACGTGGAATCGGCGACGGCGTTCAACGACGCGCTCATCGCATTCCTGTCGCAGGACTGA
- a CDS encoding sulfatase — protein sequence MRLIFVLFDSLNRLALGAYGGGIETPNFDRLAARGVTFDRNYVGSLPCIPARRDLQTGRANFFHRSWGPMEPYDISFCDLLRERGVYTHLVTDHFHYFQDGGTGYHTKYNSWEFIRGQEYDAWKGLAKPPLETFRRDYDARHYDPAKKPGRMQHMINNMYQPREEDFPIAQCFASAFDFLDANRAADDWLLQLELFDPHEPFRAPERFRREGDSAWQGAVFNWPNYKRVNETDDEVAEIRANYAALLRMCDDYLGRLLDYMDEHDMWKDTAIVLGTDHGFLLGEHGWWGKGRMPYYEEIVHTPLMLCHPKMPERAGERVGALTQTMDIMPTILDLFGIEAPSPVTGRSLLAPPEPERVVAFGLFGGPVGVTDGRYVMLHYPPDVLAEGLQEYTLMPQHMTAPFSDAEIRTATLSPPFNFCRDMPLLKIDALATAKRPPNINGTFEDQGFLLFDLESDPEQQEPIRDAAVEARLYAGLRDYMLAHDAPAEAYAWQGLEAAKDSRGPFNAADKQACHSG from the coding sequence GTGAGGCTTATCTTCGTTCTGTTCGACTCGCTCAACCGCCTGGCTCTCGGCGCCTATGGCGGCGGCATCGAAACGCCGAATTTCGACCGGCTCGCCGCCCGCGGCGTGACTTTCGACCGCAATTACGTGGGAAGCCTTCCCTGCATTCCGGCGCGGCGCGACCTGCAGACCGGTCGGGCGAACTTCTTTCACCGAAGCTGGGGGCCGATGGAGCCCTATGATATTTCCTTCTGCGACCTGTTGCGCGAAAGAGGTGTCTACACCCATCTGGTGACCGACCACTTCCACTATTTCCAGGATGGCGGAACCGGCTACCACACGAAATACAATAGCTGGGAATTCATTCGCGGCCAGGAATATGACGCCTGGAAGGGGCTGGCTAAGCCGCCGCTTGAGACCTTCCGGCGCGACTATGACGCGCGCCATTACGATCCGGCGAAAAAGCCGGGCCGGATGCAACACATGATCAACAACATGTACCAGCCGCGCGAGGAGGATTTTCCGATCGCGCAGTGCTTTGCCTCGGCCTTCGATTTCCTCGACGCCAACCGTGCCGCCGACGACTGGCTGCTGCAACTCGAGTTGTTCGATCCGCACGAACCCTTCCGTGCGCCGGAACGCTTCCGTCGCGAAGGCGACAGCGCATGGCAGGGCGCGGTGTTCAACTGGCCGAACTACAAGCGCGTCAACGAAACCGACGATGAAGTTGCCGAAATCCGGGCGAATTACGCGGCGCTTCTGCGCATGTGCGACGACTATCTCGGCCGCCTTCTCGACTACATGGACGAACACGACATGTGGAAGGACACGGCGATCGTGCTCGGCACGGATCACGGCTTCCTGCTCGGCGAACATGGCTGGTGGGGCAAGGGCCGGATGCCCTATTACGAGGAGATCGTCCACACGCCGTTGATGCTCTGCCACCCGAAAATGCCGGAGCGTGCCGGCGAGCGGGTGGGCGCGCTCACCCAGACCATGGACATCATGCCGACGATCCTGGACCTTTTCGGCATCGAGGCGCCTTCGCCCGTCACCGGTCGCTCCCTGCTCGCGCCGCCTGAACCGGAACGCGTGGTCGCCTTCGGCCTGTTTGGCGGGCCGGTGGGCGTGACCGACGGGCGTTACGTCATGCTGCATTATCCGCCGGACGTTCTCGCCGAGGGGCTCCAAGAATATACGCTGATGCCGCAGCACATGACCGCTCCGTTCAGCGATGCGGAAATCCGGACGGCCACGCTCTCGCCGCCGTTCAACTTCTGCCGCGACATGCCGCTCCTGAAGATTGACGCGCTCGCCACCGCCAAACGGCCACCGAACATCAACGGCACTTTCGAAGACCAGGGCTTCCTGTTGTTCGATCTCGAAAGCGACCCGGAGCAGCAGGAGCCAATCCGGGATGCGGCTGTCGAGGCGCGCCTTTATGCCGGATTGCGGGACTACATGCTGGCCCATGACGCGCCGGCCGAGGCCTATGCGTGGCAGGGACTTGAGGCGGCTAAGGATAGCCGCGGGCCCTTCAACGCCGCCGACAAGCAAGCGTGCCATTCAGGCTGA
- a CDS encoding tripartite tricarboxylate transporter permease, with product MTFEPLIAGFGLFFTASSLLAILAGTLIGLIIGVLPGLGPLMGIILLLPVAYHLEPVAGMGLLISIFVAGSCGGAISAILLRIPGTPLAAATLLDGYPMAQKGEAREALGLAIAASAFGGIIGGIVLVFFSPVLAEFALGFAPPEYFALGVTGLLTIAVVSHEATIKGLITGVFGVLLSTIGYDQFTDIERFQFGLDGLLGGVNMVAVVIGIFAISEIVSQARQGNFNVKPDIAITRPSFGAILHTLRDWWNLLRSSLLGTFFGALPGLGGGSSSFMAYAMARAQSKRPETFGTGNPQGVVATEASNNATVGGTLIPTLALGIPGDASSAVLMGALIILGFFPGPGLFENNLDVVGGIFLSYMSANIYLLVAGVLLTPVFILFIRVRKFMLLPVVALLCVLGVYSISSSIFDLWTALAFGAIGLALRVFNYPLPPIVIGLVLGPICEQNLRRSLTISGGDWSIFTDRPISGTILAINALLILWLCLPRTWKSRMFGRFSPRRPASDPTNTAE from the coding sequence ATGACATTCGAACCTCTCATTGCCGGTTTCGGCCTGTTCTTTACCGCCTCGTCGCTCCTGGCCATTCTCGCGGGAACACTGATCGGCCTTATCATCGGCGTGCTGCCCGGGCTCGGGCCACTGATGGGCATCATCCTGCTGCTGCCGGTCGCCTATCACCTCGAACCGGTCGCGGGCATGGGCCTGCTGATCTCGATCTTCGTCGCCGGCTCCTGCGGCGGCGCGATCTCCGCGATCCTGCTCAGGATTCCGGGAACGCCGCTTGCCGCCGCCACGCTTCTGGACGGCTATCCGATGGCCCAGAAGGGGGAGGCCAGGGAAGCCCTGGGCCTCGCCATCGCGGCCTCCGCGTTCGGCGGCATCATCGGCGGCATCGTGCTGGTGTTCTTTTCGCCGGTGCTCGCGGAATTCGCCCTCGGCTTCGCCCCGCCGGAATATTTCGCGCTCGGCGTGACGGGTCTGTTGACCATCGCCGTCGTCAGCCACGAGGCGACGATCAAGGGCCTGATCACCGGTGTCTTCGGCGTGCTGCTGTCAACGATCGGCTACGACCAGTTCACCGATATCGAACGGTTCCAGTTCGGCCTTGACGGGCTTCTGGGCGGCGTCAACATGGTGGCGGTGGTGATCGGCATTTTCGCGATCTCCGAGATCGTGTCGCAGGCGCGGCAGGGCAATTTCAACGTCAAGCCGGATATCGCGATCACGCGGCCGTCCTTCGGGGCGATCCTCCACACGCTGCGGGACTGGTGGAACCTGCTCCGCTCGTCACTGCTCGGCACGTTCTTCGGCGCGCTGCCGGGGCTTGGCGGCGGCTCGTCCTCGTTCATGGCCTATGCCATGGCGCGCGCCCAGTCGAAACGGCCTGAAACCTTCGGCACGGGCAACCCGCAGGGCGTGGTGGCGACGGAAGCGTCGAACAATGCCACGGTCGGCGGCACCCTGATCCCGACGCTCGCGCTCGGCATTCCGGGAGACGCATCCTCGGCCGTGCTGATGGGTGCGCTGATCATCCTCGGCTTCTTCCCCGGACCGGGCCTGTTCGAGAACAATCTCGATGTGGTCGGCGGTATTTTCCTGTCCTACATGTCGGCGAATATCTACCTGCTGGTGGCGGGCGTGCTCCTGACGCCCGTCTTCATCCTGTTCATCCGGGTGCGGAAGTTCATGCTGCTGCCGGTCGTGGCCCTTCTGTGCGTGCTTGGCGTCTACTCGATTTCATCGTCGATCTTCGACCTCTGGACCGCCCTTGCCTTCGGCGCGATCGGCCTTGCTCTCAGGGTCTTCAACTATCCCCTGCCGCCGATCGTCATCGGCCTCGTCCTCGGCCCGATCTGCGAGCAGAACCTGCGCCGCTCGCTGACGATTTCCGGCGGCGACTGGAGCATTTTCACCGATCGTCCGATCTCCGGCACGATCCTTGCCATCAATGCGCTGCTGATCCTCTGGCTCTGCCTGCCGCGCACCTGGAAGAGCCGGATGTTCGGCCGGTTTTCGCCACGCCGTCCGGCATCGGATCCCACAAACACCGCGGAGTGA